The sequence below is a genomic window from Bacillota bacterium.
CCGGACGAACTGGCGTCCACAGTGAAGCGTGTGGTAGAACTGAACAGGAAGCGCTGGGAGTCCCTCGGGGACATTGGGAGCGAGGGGGCAGAAGAAGTACGCGCCCATCAACCCCACATTGTGACGGTATTCAGCACAAAAGGGGGCGTCGGCAAGACCTGCATCTGCGCCAACCTGGCGGTGGCTCTGGCGGAGAGGACGGGGGAAAAGGTGGGGCTGGTCGATCTCGATTTGCAATTCGGCGACATTGCGGTGATGCTCAACATTTTTCCTAAGCGTACCATTGCCGAACTGATGCAGGAGCAGGGGGATCTTGACACTGAGCTGCTGCAGAGCTACCTGTACGAGCGCAACGGGGTCGATGTGCTCGCCTCGCCCAACAAGCCCGAGCTGGCAGAACTCATTGAAGCCGACGATGTGGCCCGCGTGCTCAAGGCATTCTCCAAAAGCCACGACTACGTGATTGTTGATACTCCCCCGGTATTCAATGACACTACGCTGGTGGCCCTCGACGTGGCGGACATCATCCTGTTGGTGGCCTCACTGGATCTCCCAACGGTAAAGAACATTAAGCGCAGCCTGGACATCCTCACCACGCTTGGCCTTCTACATAAGGTCAAGCTGGTGCTCAACCGGGCGTCCCACTACCACGGAATCGATCCCAATGATGTGGAGAAGGTGTTGGAAATGAAAATCGACGCGCGCTTGCCCAACGACGGCAAGCTGGTGGTGCAGTCGGTGAACCGAGGTCAGCCCTTCATTCTGGTGGATCCCAACGCCCCGGTGACCAAAGCACTGTACTCGCTGGTTTCCGTGGTCGACCCCGGCATCGACACGCGCGCCCACAAGCCCGATGCAGGCTTTAAGGAGAAGCCGGGATTGAAGGAAGACAGAAAGCGCAGATTCTGGGGAAAAAAGGCGGCGACGGCTCGGTAATGAGCAGCTAGGGAATACACCCACTGCTCCCTCGCGCAAGATAGGGAGATGATGCACTTTGTCACTGCTGAAGCGCCTGGAAACACAAATAGGCGACCTTCGTGCCTTGGAAATCGGGAAGGGAACCAAGAACCGGCAGCTTCTCGAACTGGTGCACGATATCCACCGTGAAGTCGTCAAGGAAATTGACAATGAGATACTGACTGCATACCGACAGGGCAGCGAAATGCTGGAACCGCGCCTGCGGCAGGAAGTCAGGAAAATATCCGACGACATCCTGGACCGGCAGGGAGAAGTCATGCTGCGGGCGGAACGGGACCGCATCATCGCTATGGTCATGGACGAAGTTGTGGGGTATGGACCCATCACCCCATTGCTGCTTGACGAGGAGATATCTGAGATCATGGTTAACGGGCCGCAACAGGTCTATGTCGAGCGGCAAGGGAAAATCTATCCGGCAGACATACTGTTTCGTGACGACGAGCACGTGTTGCATGTTATCGAGAAGATCATTGCACCGTTAGGGAGAAGAATCGACGAGAGCAGCCCGATGGTTGATGCCCGGCTGCCCGACGGCTCACGCGTCAATGCGATTATTCCCCCCCTGGCTCTGAATGGCCCCACTCTGACCATCCGCAAGTTCCCAACCGAGCGTCTGGGGATGGATGACCTTATTCGTCTTGGCACGCTGACCCCGGCCATCGCCCGCTTCCTGGATGCCTGCGTGCGGGGCCGCCTCAATATCGTG
It includes:
- a CDS encoding response regulator; this translates as MREITVLVVDDVEQTRENIRMLLELDKSITVIGEAANGREAVEQARELNPDVVLMDINMPEMDGIQATELIGVSNPRTAVIIVSVQGEQEYLKRAMLAGAKEFLIKPFSPDELASTVKRVVELNRKRWESLGDIGSEGAEEVRAHQPHIVTVFSTKGGVGKTCICANLAVALAERTGEKVGLVDLDLQFGDIAVMLNIFPKRTIAELMQEQGDLDTELLQSYLYERNGVDVLASPNKPELAELIEADDVARVLKAFSKSHDYVIVDTPPVFNDTTLVALDVADIILLVASLDLPTVKNIKRSLDILTTLGLLHKVKLVLNRASHYHGIDPNDVEKVLEMKIDARLPNDGKLVVQSVNRGQPFILVDPNAPVTKALYSLVSVVDPGIDTRAHKPDAGFKEKPGLKEDRKRRFWGKKAATAR
- a CDS encoding CpaF family protein, yielding MSLLKRLETQIGDLRALEIGKGTKNRQLLELVHDIHREVVKEIDNEILTAYRQGSEMLEPRLRQEVRKISDDILDRQGEVMLRAERDRIIAMVMDEVVGYGPITPLLLDEEISEIMVNGPQQVYVERQGKIYPADILFRDDEHVLHVIEKIIAPLGRRIDESSPMVDARLPDGSRVNAIIPPLALNGPTLTIRKFPTERLGMDDLIRLGTLTPAIARFLDACVRGRLNIVVSGGTGAGKTTLLNVLSSFIPNDERIITVEDAAELKLNQEHVVSLETRPPNIEGKGAIVIRDLVRNCLRMRPDRIVVGEVRGGEALDMLQAMNTGHDGSITTAHANSPRDVLARTETMVMMAGMELPLRAIREQISSALNLIVHISRLKDGTRKVTHVTEVLGMEGDVIVLQDLFVFEQTGIDARGRVVGRHRATGIRPKFLESLAASGIVVPTDIFEA